One genomic window of Bartonella sp. JB63 includes the following:
- a CDS encoding phospholipase D family protein, whose amino-acid sequence MTLLNIIVGFTTLFIIASMFAIYAYGCFVRSARGACSYALSVEKSETKIDRIVNRLAKETNGVGIDKDALSLIVSNLDAFCVRAIGAAQAGRSLDLMYYIWDDDLTGRLLLSEVVEAADRGVRVRLLLDDINAQGRDPAYIALNKHPHIEVRVFNPGRARKGGLRRGLEIILRAIMVTRRMHNKAFVVDGRVAFVGGRNLADSYLGASKKSSFRDLDLMLIGPSVKKVETIFDNFWNSPVVLPIHTLVVPNRVRDLDIWRAKLRRFRNSKIAKIYLNYVNEHINFEYFFQTGKRLFVADKVDVLSDPPEKALRKHTANWLMEALSQVINGAKKTIQITSPYFVPGKAGTQSFRKLVSKGIDVKILTNSLAATDVAIVHGGYAPYRKMLLKSGVQLYELKPDGGTHRLRLFRSNKASLHTKAFLIDCKTAFIGSLNFDPRSVSLNTEMGILFECAPIAARLDLLFSEEITGEMSYCLRLGDNNRIYWDFIENEKKRSVDYEPKSNLKRRAFAKIMSWLPIESQL is encoded by the coding sequence TTGACACTGTTAAACATTATTGTTGGTTTTACCACACTTTTTATTATTGCTTCTATGTTCGCAATTTATGCTTATGGTTGTTTTGTTAGAAGTGCTAGGGGAGCGTGTTCTTATGCATTGAGTGTTGAGAAAAGTGAGACCAAAATTGATCGTATAGTTAACCGATTAGCAAAAGAAACAAATGGGGTAGGGATTGATAAAGATGCTCTTTCACTTATTGTCAGCAATCTAGATGCATTTTGTGTTCGTGCGATAGGCGCAGCGCAAGCTGGACGAAGTCTTGATCTGATGTATTACATTTGGGATGATGATTTAACAGGTCGCTTGTTGCTTAGCGAAGTAGTAGAGGCAGCTGATCGTGGTGTACGGGTGCGTCTTCTTTTGGATGATATTAATGCTCAGGGGCGTGATCCAGCCTATATTGCGCTTAATAAACATCCTCATATTGAGGTGAGAGTGTTTAATCCAGGACGCGCGCGTAAGGGTGGATTACGTCGTGGTTTGGAGATTATATTGCGGGCAATTATGGTAACACGCAGAATGCACAATAAAGCTTTTGTTGTTGATGGGCGAGTGGCTTTTGTAGGAGGACGAAATCTTGCAGATTCTTATTTGGGTGCAAGTAAAAAATCAAGTTTTCGAGATTTAGATCTCATGTTAATTGGTCCATCGGTTAAAAAAGTAGAAACCATTTTTGATAATTTTTGGAATAGCCCTGTAGTTTTACCGATCCACACTTTGGTTGTTCCTAACAGAGTAAGAGACCTCGATATTTGGAGAGCTAAATTACGTAGATTTCGTAACTCAAAAATTGCCAAAATTTATTTAAATTATGTCAATGAACATATCAATTTTGAATATTTTTTTCAAACAGGCAAACGCTTATTTGTTGCAGATAAAGTTGATGTTCTTTCAGATCCTCCAGAAAAGGCATTGCGTAAGCATACAGCAAATTGGCTAATGGAAGCGCTTTCACAGGTTATTAATGGTGCAAAAAAAACAATCCAGATTACATCGCCTTATTTTGTTCCTGGCAAAGCAGGGACTCAGAGTTTTCGCAAGTTGGTATCAAAAGGTATTGATGTTAAAATTCTTACTAATTCTTTAGCAGCTACTGATGTAGCCATTGTACATGGTGGTTATGCGCCTTATCGTAAGATGTTATTGAAAAGTGGTGTTCAACTTTATGAACTAAAACCAGATGGAGGAACTCATCGATTGCGATTGTTTAGATCTAATAAGGCGAGCTTGCATACAAAGGCTTTTTTAATTGATTGTAAAACTGCTTTTATTGGATCTTTAAATTTTGATCCTCGTTCAGTTTCGTTAAATACAGAAATGGGTATTCTTTTTGAATGTGCACCAATTGCAGCGAGATTAGATTTACTTTTTTCTGAAGAAATAACCGGTGAAATGAGTTATTGTTTACGTCTTGGTGATAATAATCGCATTTATTGGGATTTTATTGAAAATGAAAAAAAACGCAGTGTTGATTATGAACCAAAAAGTAATTTGAAACGTCGTGCATTTGCAAAAATAATGAGTTGGTTGCCCATTGAATCGCAATTATAA
- a CDS encoding lytic murein transglycosylase, whose amino-acid sequence MKITKFSTLFFSEKIKNRRPLFISLFSIFASLPIVFSSLTYADNGFQHWINEFKKMALANNISSSTFDIAFKTINTIDQEVLKKAAYQPEFVDMAWEYFDNRIHDDAILEGKQQAKQWEQWLPKIEKRFGVNRNFLLAIWSMESSYGKVLTNKDVMRDTIRSLATLAYADPKRKKYAHAQLIAAMKILQSGEIHRSQLVGSWAGALGHTQFIPSSYLIYAIDMDGSGRSDIWNSIPDALATAANLLHMNGWQSNLTWGIEVKLPNNKQLPENWLSFEEWKELGVQHAHGKPFPSLSEQAILKFPDGPKGPAFLVTKNFFVIKRYNNADRYAFAVGLLADRIAGHPKLFQDWNRPFKPMTFKERIELQSRLATLGDYEGEIDGKIGTASKKAIKAFQLRHGLEANGYPSYETLSHIRKQHP is encoded by the coding sequence ATGAAAATTACAAAATTTAGTACATTATTTTTTTCAGAAAAAATCAAAAATCGAAGACCCCTGTTTATTAGTTTATTCTCTATCTTTGCCTCTCTTCCAATAGTTTTTTCCTCACTTACATACGCTGATAATGGTTTTCAACACTGGATCAATGAATTTAAAAAAATGGCTTTAGCTAATAATATTTCATCATCCACATTTGATATAGCTTTTAAAACAATTAATACAATTGACCAAGAAGTCTTAAAAAAAGCAGCATATCAACCAGAATTTGTTGATATGGCATGGGAATATTTTGATAATCGTATTCATGATGATGCAATTTTAGAAGGAAAGCAGCAAGCTAAACAATGGGAGCAATGGCTACCAAAAATTGAAAAACGTTTTGGTGTTAACCGAAATTTCCTCCTTGCTATTTGGTCTATGGAAAGTAGCTATGGAAAAGTTTTAACAAATAAAGATGTAATGCGTGATACCATCCGTTCACTCGCAACTTTAGCTTATGCCGACCCAAAACGTAAAAAATATGCCCATGCACAACTTATTGCTGCAATGAAAATTTTACAAAGCGGTGAAATTCATCGCTCTCAACTCGTAGGATCTTGGGCTGGAGCGCTAGGACATACGCAATTTATTCCAAGCAGTTATCTTATCTATGCTATTGATATGGATGGAAGTGGTCGCTCTGATATTTGGAATTCGATTCCAGATGCACTTGCTACTGCTGCTAACCTTCTCCATATGAATGGTTGGCAATCTAATCTCACATGGGGAATTGAAGTTAAATTACCAAATAACAAACAACTACCTGAAAACTGGTTATCCTTTGAAGAATGGAAAGAATTAGGTGTTCAACACGCACATGGAAAACCTTTTCCTTCTTTATCTGAACAAGCAATATTGAAATTTCCTGATGGCCCAAAAGGACCTGCATTTCTAGTAACAAAAAATTTCTTTGTTATTAAACGTTATAATAATGCTGATCGTTATGCTTTTGCTGTTGGCCTTCTTGCCGACCGTATCGCTGGACATCCTAAACTATTTCAAGATTGGAATCGACCATTTAAACCTATGACTTTCAAAGAACGTATAGAGCTGCAATCTCGTTTAGCAACACTTGGAGATTATGAAGGGGAAATTGATGGTAAAATTGGTACAGCCTCCAAGAAAGCAATTAAAGCTTTTCAGCTACGTCATGGTTTAGAAGCAAATGGATATCCAAGCTACGAAACTCTTTCTCATATCAGAAAACAACATCCTTAA
- a CDS encoding sigma-54-dependent transcriptional regulator: MVGPVLVAGEDHRKRAELSTMLRGFGYRVIEAENSLRTVDLLYKRKNIMLILLDIAMSDLSISDLIKMVRTVGISAPIVVIAKQDTQELIQKALNAGAIDYWIYPVTPLRLRVTLNNLALITALKSEVQSIRKQKENHLQFSNIYKKSSLMQVILEKSKSAATSLQNLLIEGEVGTGHEKLARVIHHESSFSKGTFVRFQCLPVFDLQEENRLWFEDFLPLISSLEHGTLCLCDIDRLEPIQQKRFAHYLKERAEAIKGTNPPFRIISLSTSRLADLVQEGFFIHSFFEQISQLYISIPSLRELRDDLPEISQCLIDHIITETGQSHVHGLAGAVISMFMQYDWPGNYRELENLLFRAVLMSEGPLLTVRDFPQLIKNPLMIVSKMIDYDIQERNEKKFIQFFNTDGHVRTFSEMERDIIEKAVAHYKGRMSEIARRLQIGRSTLYRRIEELKTINNQKQ; the protein is encoded by the coding sequence ATGGTTGGTCCTGTTCTTGTTGCGGGTGAAGATCACAGGAAGCGTGCGGAGCTTTCTACCATGCTTCGAGGGTTTGGCTACCGCGTTATTGAAGCAGAAAATAGCTTACGTACAGTTGATCTTTTATATAAGCGTAAAAATATTATGCTTATTTTGCTTGATATTGCTATGAGTGATCTAAGCATAAGTGACCTAATTAAAATGGTTAGAACAGTTGGAATTTCTGCTCCTATTGTTGTTATAGCAAAACAAGATACTCAGGAACTCATTCAAAAAGCTTTAAACGCTGGAGCTATTGATTATTGGATCTATCCAGTTACACCGCTGCGGTTAAGAGTTACTCTAAATAATCTTGCACTCATCACTGCATTGAAAAGTGAAGTGCAGTCTATTCGTAAACAAAAAGAAAATCATTTGCAATTCTCCAATATCTATAAAAAAAGCAGTTTAATGCAGGTGATTCTAGAAAAATCCAAAAGTGCAGCGACTTCTTTACAGAATCTTTTGATAGAAGGTGAGGTAGGAACTGGTCACGAGAAATTAGCCCGCGTTATCCACCATGAAAGTTCTTTTTCGAAGGGGACTTTTGTCCGTTTTCAATGTTTACCGGTTTTTGATTTACAGGAAGAGAATCGTTTGTGGTTTGAAGATTTTTTACCATTGATTTCTTCTCTTGAACATGGAACGCTTTGCTTATGTGATATTGATCGGCTTGAGCCTATACAGCAAAAACGTTTTGCGCATTACCTTAAAGAGAGAGCAGAAGCAATAAAAGGCACAAATCCACCTTTTCGCATTATTTCTCTTTCAACATCACGTCTTGCAGATTTAGTTCAGGAAGGTTTTTTTATACATAGTTTTTTTGAACAAATCTCACAATTATATATCAGCATTCCGTCTTTGCGAGAGTTAAGGGATGATCTTCCAGAAATTTCTCAGTGTTTAATTGACCATATTATTACTGAAACAGGGCAATCGCATGTGCATGGTTTAGCAGGGGCAGTTATTTCTATGTTTATGCAATATGATTGGCCTGGTAATTATAGAGAACTGGAAAATTTACTCTTCCGTGCGGTTTTGATGAGCGAAGGGCCATTGTTAACTGTGCGAGATTTTCCGCAATTAATAAAAAATCCACTCATGATTGTTTCAAAGATGATTGATTATGATATTCAAGAACGCAACGAGAAAAAATTTATACAGTTTTTTAACACCGATGGGCATGTACGCACTTTTTCTGAGATGGAGCGTGATATTATTGAAAAGGCAGTTGCACATTATAAAGGGCGTATGAGTGAAATTGCTCGGCGTCTTCAGATTGGGCGCTCTACGCTTTATCGTAGAATAGAGGAATTGAAGACAATTAATAATCAAAAACAGTAA
- the galU gene encoding UTP--glucose-1-phosphate uridylyltransferase GalU, whose product MSVRKIRKAVFPVAGLGTRFLPATKTVPKEMLTIVDKPVIQYVVDEAREAGIEHFIFVTGRNKAVIEDYFDAQVELYTTLAKCGRIEELEHLKDLQLQPGTTSFTRQQQPLGLGHAVWCARELIGNEPFALLLPDMLMQTEKGCLSEMIQLYEKTGGGNVIAVQECNPEEVYKYGIVGKGKQVANGFEITQMVEKPAVEIAPSNLYINGRYILQPEIFDILSDQKQGTGNEIQLTDAMVRLSNKQTFFGFQLDGYTFDCGSKIGFIEANVAFALSRTDMYQQLSVSLKIYLQKLTLKNDIDFEYDFIYRI is encoded by the coding sequence ATGAGCGTACGTAAAATCCGTAAGGCAGTATTTCCTGTAGCAGGTCTTGGTACTCGTTTTCTTCCAGCAACAAAAACAGTTCCTAAAGAAATGCTAACTATTGTTGACAAACCTGTTATTCAGTATGTTGTGGATGAGGCACGTGAAGCAGGTATTGAGCATTTCATTTTTGTTACTGGGCGCAATAAAGCAGTTATTGAAGATTACTTTGATGCTCAAGTTGAATTATATACAACTCTTGCTAAATGTGGAAGAATAGAGGAGCTAGAGCATTTAAAAGATTTGCAATTACAGCCAGGAACAACTTCTTTTACTCGGCAACAGCAACCTTTGGGATTAGGGCATGCTGTTTGGTGTGCGCGTGAACTCATTGGAAATGAACCCTTTGCCTTATTATTGCCCGATATGCTTATGCAAACTGAAAAAGGTTGCCTTTCTGAAATGATCCAACTTTATGAAAAAACAGGAGGAGGTAATGTTATTGCTGTTCAAGAGTGCAATCCTGAAGAAGTATATAAATATGGTATTGTGGGAAAAGGAAAGCAGGTTGCAAATGGTTTTGAAATCACACAGATGGTAGAGAAACCAGCTGTAGAAATAGCTCCATCTAATCTGTATATTAATGGGCGTTATATTTTGCAGCCAGAGATTTTTGATATTTTATCTGATCAAAAACAAGGAACAGGAAATGAAATTCAATTAACAGATGCTATGGTACGACTTTCAAATAAGCAGACTTTTTTTGGTTTTCAGTTAGATGGATACACTTTTGATTGTGGTTCTAAAATTGGTTTTATTGAAGCTAATGTTGCATTCGCTCTTTCACGTACTGATATGTATCAACAACTTTCTGTATCGTTGAAAATTTACTTGCAAAAATTAACATTGAAAAATGATATAGACTTTGAATATGATTTCATTTATCGAATTTAG
- the guaB gene encoding IMP dehydrogenase, translated as MAKIIETSTGALALTFDDVLLQPGHSLVMPSQVDLKTRIAGDIELNLPLLSAAMDTVTESRLAIAMAQAGGLGVIHRNMSPVEQAEEVRQVKKFESGMVVNPVTIGPDATLEEAKALMRSYSISGIPVVESGSKSGISGRLVGILTNRDVRFASDPKQKIHELMTHENLITVRENVQLDEAKYLLHHHRIEKLLVVDEQNRCVGLVTVKDIEKARLNPNAAKDSQGRLRVAAASGVGDEGIERAERLIDAGIDLLVIDTAHGHSQRVLDMVERIKKMALSTIVIAGNVATPQATQALIDSGADAVKVGIGPGSICTTRIVAGVGIPQLAAIMGAAEIADKAGIPVIADGGIKASGDFAKALAGGACAAMIGSLLAGTEESPGEVYLYQGRSFKAYRGMGSVGAMARGSADRYFQAEVRDTLKLVPEGVEGQVAYKGPIASVLHQLAGGLRASMGYVGAQNLVEFREKATFVRITNAGLYESHTHDVSITRESPNYRGPI; from the coding sequence ATGGCAAAAATTATTGAAACAAGCACAGGTGCGTTGGCACTAACTTTTGATGACGTGCTTTTACAACCAGGCCATTCTCTCGTCATGCCTAGCCAAGTAGATCTTAAAACACGTATTGCAGGGGATATTGAATTAAATTTGCCACTTCTTTCTGCTGCAATGGATACAGTGACAGAGTCGCGTTTAGCGATTGCTATGGCTCAAGCTGGTGGTCTTGGTGTTATTCATCGGAATATGTCTCCTGTAGAGCAAGCTGAAGAAGTACGTCAAGTGAAAAAATTTGAGTCTGGTATGGTTGTCAATCCAGTGACAATTGGTCCTGATGCAACACTTGAAGAAGCCAAGGCTTTGATGCGTTCTTATAGTATTTCAGGTATTCCAGTTGTCGAAAGTGGTTCTAAGAGCGGAATTTCAGGTCGACTTGTTGGCATTTTGACTAATAGGGATGTGCGTTTTGCATCGGATCCAAAACAAAAAATCCATGAACTCATGACGCATGAAAATTTAATTACAGTACGTGAAAATGTTCAACTAGATGAAGCAAAATATCTTTTACATCATCACCGTATTGAAAAGTTACTTGTTGTAGATGAACAAAATCGCTGTGTTGGTTTGGTGACAGTGAAAGATATTGAAAAGGCACGATTAAATCCGAATGCTGCAAAAGATTCTCAGGGTCGTTTACGTGTTGCCGCTGCAAGTGGTGTTGGGGATGAAGGAATTGAACGTGCTGAACGGTTAATCGATGCGGGTATCGATCTATTAGTGATCGATACAGCTCATGGGCATTCTCAACGTGTGTTGGACATGGTTGAGCGTATAAAAAAAATGGCGCTTTCTACGATTGTTATTGCTGGTAACGTAGCAACTCCTCAAGCAACACAAGCTTTGATTGATAGTGGTGCTGATGCGGTAAAGGTTGGTATTGGACCTGGTTCTATTTGTACAACGCGAATTGTTGCAGGTGTTGGTATTCCTCAGCTTGCAGCTATTATGGGAGCTGCAGAAATTGCTGATAAAGCAGGAATTCCCGTTATTGCTGATGGTGGTATTAAAGCTTCGGGTGATTTTGCTAAAGCTTTAGCAGGTGGCGCTTGTGCTGCTATGATTGGTTCTCTTCTTGCTGGTACAGAAGAAAGTCCAGGAGAAGTTTATCTCTATCAGGGTCGATCCTTTAAAGCTTATCGTGGTATGGGGTCGGTCGGTGCTATGGCAAGAGGATCAGCAGATCGTTATTTTCAGGCTGAAGTTCGAGATACACTCAAATTAGTTCCTGAAGGTGTTGAAGGACAAGTCGCTTATAAAGGTCCTATAGCATCAGTTTTACATCAACTGGCGGGTGGGTTACGTGCTTCTATGGGGTATGTGGGAGCGCAAAATTTAGTTGAGTTTCGTGAAAAAGCAACTTTCGTACGTATTACGAATGCTGGTCTTTATGAGAGTCATACACATGATGTTTCTATTACGCGCGAAAGTCCAAATTATCGCGGTCCTATTTGA
- a CDS encoding universal stress protein — protein sequence MKKPILALIDSSIYANPVCDLALWAAKSMQTTIRLLHVLDKSEEEISLPNTKQININNNIPDLSILEQTDPTFAKALFAQKVGQTILEEAKNYLNSHSEIEIETRLRHGTLLDALNIYSNQSSMIVMGKRGEQTASDKKRLGLNFENVVRSSELPILVASRHPHPIQRILIAFDGGPLIMKAIDFICSKESFKNITFILGMAERQTQAIQNSFNAALARLQSAGFNTESLKTEINFEQMILHNIEPLNLNMILMGAFHHSKMHNFLFGSKSQAIIHKAPVPVMIMREL from the coding sequence ATGAAAAAACCAATACTCGCTCTTATTGATTCTTCAATATATGCAAACCCTGTATGTGACCTAGCTTTATGGGCTGCTAAATCTATGCAAACAACAATCCGACTGTTGCATGTATTGGATAAATCAGAAGAAGAAATTAGTTTACCAAATACAAAACAAATAAATATTAACAATAATATCCCAGATCTGTCGATCCTAGAACAGACAGATCCTACTTTTGCTAAAGCACTTTTTGCTCAAAAGGTTGGACAAACCATTTTAGAAGAAGCGAAAAATTACCTCAACTCTCATAGTGAAATCGAAATTGAAACACGTCTACGTCATGGAACTCTTCTGGATGCATTAAATATTTATAGCAATCAATCATCAATGATTGTGATGGGAAAACGTGGTGAACAAACAGCGTCTGACAAAAAGCGGTTAGGACTCAACTTTGAAAATGTCGTACGCTCTTCTGAGCTTCCAATCCTTGTTGCCTCACGTCACCCTCATCCTATTCAACGAATTCTGATAGCTTTTGATGGTGGCCCATTAATTATGAAAGCTATTGATTTTATTTGCTCAAAAGAATCTTTTAAAAATATAACTTTTATATTAGGGATGGCAGAACGGCAAACACAAGCCATACAAAATAGCTTTAACGCAGCATTAGCACGGTTACAATCTGCTGGATTTAATACTGAATCACTTAAAACAGAAATTAATTTTGAGCAAATGATTCTTCATAACATAGAACCACTTAATCTTAATATGATCCTTATGGGTGCTTTCCATCATTCTAAAATGCATAATTTTTTATTTGGCTCCAAAAGTCAAGCTATCATCCACAAAGCACCTGTTCCAGTTATGATTATGAGAGAATTATAG
- a CDS encoding M3 family metallopeptidase, protein MTQTAMLDWMKFSGLPDFASINDGDFRSAFEQALKEAEEEIEAIAAVEELPTLENFLQPFELAGTNLDRVCSIFFLYASAYSNELIQKLEQEFVVRLSHYSSKIMMNTRIFAKMDMLYQQAQQGLYDDETKRVIELWWKRFIHNGARLYEKDKKRLIEIDERLALLGAIFGQHILKDEAEWVLFLEQTDLSGLPDDLVASMKEIACERGHDGLYALILTRSIIEPFLKFSHRRDLRKTAFQAWSQRGENTNDNRTIIAEIIALRSEKAKLLGYKSFADLKLDNTMAKSIDSVMNFLTSIWERAKIKAATEQAELQNFAKNQENNESLKAWDWRYYAEKLRTEKFLFDETEVKYYLQLDHMIEAAFFVAKKLFGISFEEKTAVALWHSDARLWEVKKSDGSLIGYFIGDYFARSSKRSGAWMSRLQSQHKLDGGRKPIVYNVCNFAKPPKGKTALLSLDDARTLFHEFGHGLHGLLSDVTWPSVAGTSVVLDFVEFPSQLYEHWLIVPEVLQFYATHVETGTPIPQALLDKILSAHTFNAGFNAVEFLSSALVDMAFHQEEKVVDPTLFERKELEKLGMPDSIIMRHRPPHFAHVFSSDGYAAGYYSYMWSKVLDADAFQAFEQTGDVFNSELADRLKRFIYSAGGSCDPEELYKSFRGRLPSLEPMIKKLGL, encoded by the coding sequence ATGACACAAACAGCAATGTTAGACTGGATGAAATTTTCAGGGCTTCCTGATTTTGCTTCAATAAATGATGGTGATTTTAGATCTGCTTTTGAACAGGCACTTAAAGAAGCTGAAGAGGAAATAGAAGCCATTGCTGCTGTAGAGGAGCTACCAACACTTGAGAATTTTTTGCAACCTTTTGAGCTTGCTGGGACGAACCTTGACCGTGTATGCTCGATATTTTTTTTGTATGCGAGTGCATACAGCAATGAATTGATTCAAAAATTAGAACAAGAATTTGTTGTAAGACTTTCGCATTATTCTTCAAAAATTATGATGAATACACGAATATTTGCGAAAATGGATATGCTCTATCAACAAGCACAACAAGGTTTGTACGATGACGAAACTAAACGTGTAATTGAATTGTGGTGGAAGAGATTTATTCATAATGGTGCAAGACTTTATGAAAAAGATAAAAAACGTCTTATTGAAATTGACGAAAGGCTTGCCCTTTTAGGTGCTATTTTTGGTCAACATATCTTAAAAGATGAAGCTGAATGGGTTTTGTTTTTAGAACAAACAGATTTATCTGGTTTGCCCGATGATCTTGTTGCTTCTATGAAGGAAATTGCTTGTGAAAGAGGTCATGATGGACTGTATGCATTGATATTAACGCGCTCGATTATTGAACCTTTTTTAAAATTCTCTCATCGTCGTGATTTGCGCAAAACGGCGTTTCAAGCTTGGTCCCAACGAGGTGAGAATACTAATGATAATAGAACAATTATTGCTGAGATAATTGCGCTTCGAAGTGAAAAGGCTAAATTGCTTGGTTATAAATCTTTTGCGGATTTGAAGCTTGACAATACTATGGCTAAAAGTATTGACTCAGTTATGAATTTTCTTACATCTATATGGGAGCGCGCAAAAATTAAGGCTGCTACTGAACAAGCAGAATTACAAAATTTTGCAAAAAATCAAGAAAATAATGAGTCCTTAAAAGCTTGGGATTGGCGTTATTATGCTGAAAAACTGCGTACTGAGAAATTTTTGTTTGATGAAACAGAAGTTAAATATTATTTGCAGCTTGATCACATGATTGAAGCAGCTTTTTTTGTCGCAAAAAAACTTTTTGGAATTTCATTTGAAGAAAAAACTGCTGTTGCACTTTGGCATTCTGATGCACGATTATGGGAGGTCAAAAAATCTGATGGAAGTTTAATTGGCTATTTTATTGGTGATTATTTTGCACGTTCTTCAAAACGATCTGGAGCGTGGATGAGTAGATTACAATCACAGCATAAATTGGATGGAGGAAGAAAACCTATCGTTTACAATGTATGCAATTTTGCTAAGCCTCCTAAAGGAAAGACTGCTCTTTTATCACTTGATGATGCACGAACTCTTTTCCATGAATTTGGGCATGGGTTGCATGGTCTGCTTTCTGATGTAACATGGCCATCTGTAGCAGGAACATCAGTTGTACTTGATTTTGTTGAGTTTCCCTCTCAACTTTATGAACATTGGTTAATTGTACCAGAAGTGTTGCAATTTTATGCTACGCATGTCGAAACAGGTACTCCTATACCGCAAGCTCTGTTGGATAAAATTTTGTCAGCACATACATTTAATGCTGGTTTTAATGCTGTTGAGTTTCTTTCATCTGCTTTAGTAGATATGGCTTTCCATCAAGAAGAAAAGGTTGTGGATCCAACACTTTTTGAGCGTAAGGAACTAGAAAAGCTAGGGATGCCTGACTCAATTATTATGCGTCATCGCCCTCCGCATTTTGCGCATGTATTTTCAAGTGATGGTTATGCGGCTGGTTATTATTCTTATATGTGGTCAAAAGTACTTGATGCTGACGCTTTTCAGGCCTTTGAGCAAACAGGTGATGTTTTCAATTCAGAACTTGCTGATCGATTAAAGCGTTTTATCTATTCTGCTGGAGGGAGTTGTGATCCCGAAGAACTCTATAAATCTTTTCGAGGGCGATTGCCTTCATTAGAGCCAATGATAAAGAAACTTGGCCTGTAA